The following are encoded in a window of Persicobacter psychrovividus genomic DNA:
- a CDS encoding helix-turn-helix domain-containing protein produces MYLTYKERQELSRCYHGGMSNKDIALRMGRHPSTISRELSRNKFFGTYDPYYAHRKYMCRKIFVGRKSAIFCNKIRLRTFHMDKFVRRITQWLSDYFDNYLRYRRRPSRITNYNLCFRYMRRTMKFKGPLWYGFMAKWILNLWDKETAIMQSFKESAEELEEHYQGVERDLNEIEQRIKKLHQEIDELLDDQRKIVAPAERQVA; encoded by the coding sequence ATGTATTTAACCTACAAAGAAAGACAGGAACTAAGCAGGTGTTACCATGGAGGCATGAGTAATAAGGACATCGCCTTGCGTATGGGGCGTCATCCTTCTACGATCAGTAGGGAGCTGAGTAGGAATAAATTTTTTGGGACTTATGATCCATACTATGCCCACCGTAAATACATGTGTCGGAAGATTTTTGTAGGAAGAAAGAGCGCTATTTTCTGTAATAAAATTCGGCTGCGAACTTTTCACATGGACAAATTCGTGAGGCGGATAACCCAATGGTTATCGGATTATTTTGACAATTATTTGCGTTATCGAAGGCGTCCTTCCCGCATTACGAACTATAACCTGTGCTTTCGATACATGCGCCGTACCATGAAATTCAAAGGGCCATTGTGGTATGGCTTCATGGCCAAATGGATTTTGAATCTTTGGGATAAGGAAACCGCCATCATGCAATCATTCAAGGAATCTGCCGAGGAACTTGAAGAGCACTATCAAGGAGTGGAGCGGGACCTCAATGAGATCGAGCAAAGAATCAAAAAGCTCCACCAAGAAATCGATGAGCTGTTGGACGATCAGCGAAAGATTGTCGCCCCCGCCGAGCGACAGGTGGCTTAG
- a CDS encoding transposase: MEQSDDVVTISVDEKTGIQAKQNIKITTAKSGQVKRVDPEYKRNGTTCLIAGMNIMDGEVTKYQLGQTRNEEDFCKFIESIIDKYPNKKIVFVADQLNTHKSESLVKLIADKINYDSDLGKKGRCGILKTMKSRMEFLEDKDHKIRFQYTPKHCSWLNQIENWFGRLQKHVIRNGQFNSVANLERKITNYIEYYNERWKKPIEWCFGGF; encoded by the coding sequence TTGGAGCAATCAGACGACGTTGTGACTATTTCTGTGGATGAAAAGACGGGTATTCAAGCTAAACAAAACATAAAAATAACCACGGCGAAAAGCGGTCAAGTTAAGCGAGTAGACCCAGAATACAAGCGGAACGGAACGACCTGTTTAATCGCAGGCATGAATATAATGGACGGCGAGGTCACCAAATATCAACTTGGACAGACTCGGAATGAGGAGGATTTTTGTAAATTTATAGAGTCGATCATCGATAAATACCCTAACAAAAAAATCGTTTTTGTTGCAGACCAACTTAATACACATAAATCAGAGTCATTAGTCAAGCTCATTGCTGATAAAATAAATTATGACAGTGATTTAGGTAAGAAAGGCCGGTGTGGAATATTAAAGACGATGAAGTCTAGGATGGAATTTTTAGAGGATAAAGACCATAAAATCAGATTTCAATATACTCCAAAACATTGCTCTTGGTTGAACCAAATAGAGAATTGGTTTGGCCGCTTACAGAAGCATGTAATTCGCAATGGGCAATTTAACTCGGTTGCTAATTTGGAAAGAAAAATCACCAACTACATTGAGTATTACAATGAAAGATGGAAGAAGCCAATTGAATGGTGTTTTGGCGGATTTTAA
- a CDS encoding helix-turn-helix domain-containing protein, producing MGRKTSIVIDLTEREKTLLFKIIGSGKTPSNIRRRASFVYLFHQGLSFKEICKTEKADPNTVKRWLNKWEAINELDETQNKIGDAEFIRLIHERLTDSKRSGRKPRLTVEEKIRVQTLSCEDPQDYDVPITEWSHESLSEQAKKMGIEISSSHVGRLLKKRIKSS from the coding sequence ATGGGAAGAAAAACATCTATTGTCATTGATCTGACGGAGCGAGAAAAGACACTACTATTTAAAATTATTGGTAGTGGGAAGACGCCTTCAAATATTCGTCGCCGAGCCTCATTTGTTTACCTTTTTCATCAAGGGTTAAGCTTTAAAGAGATTTGTAAAACTGAAAAAGCAGATCCCAACACAGTGAAAAGATGGCTTAACAAATGGGAGGCAATCAATGAGTTAGATGAAACCCAAAATAAAATAGGAGACGCTGAATTTATCCGACTTATTCATGAACGATTAACTGATTCTAAAAGAAGCGGAAGGAAACCTCGTTTAACTGTCGAAGAAAAAATTCGAGTGCAAACATTGAGTTGTGAAGACCCTCAAGATTATGATGTTCCAATCACTGAATGGTCTCATGAGTCTTTGAGTGAGCAAGCGAAGAAAATGGGAATCGAAATCTCATCAAGTCATGTTGGTCGACTTTTAAAAAAACGAATTAAGTCCTCATAA
- a CDS encoding transposase, with translation MKSRRKFSPKFKAKVALEAIKEQQSTAELCQKYEISPAQIGQWKQLFLENASSVFEKGSKAIKQESDHEGALNKLYSKIGQLQVENDFLKKASSK, from the coding sequence ATGAAAAGCAGAAGAAAATTTAGCCCCAAGTTTAAAGCCAAGGTAGCACTTGAAGCGATCAAAGAACAACAAAGCACAGCGGAACTTTGTCAGAAATATGAAATCAGTCCTGCACAGATTGGCCAATGGAAACAACTTTTTTTGGAGAATGCATCGAGTGTTTTTGAAAAAGGGAGTAAGGCTATCAAGCAGGAATCTGATCATGAAGGAGCGTTAAATAAATTATACTCTAAAATAGGACAACTTCAAGTTGAGAATGATTTTTTAAAAAAGGCCTCATCGAAGTAA
- a CDS encoding IS3 family transposase — protein MVDEEHADLSIRRQCELLQISRSGWYYKPKGESELNLELMRVIDKEYLEHPFRGVPSMTSFLINDCGYPINKKRIERLYKVMGLRSLLPGPHTSKPSPENKIYPYLLRNLEITHSNQVWETDISYVPIAKGFMYLMAVIDVHSRYIVGWSLSNTMSAEWCRNTIQECINNHGAPEIVNTDQGSQFTSDLFTGYLLGQGVTISMDGKGRATDNIYIERFWRTVKYEDIYLNEYRDGLKLQIGLIEYMNFYNNERRHSSIDEKRPCDLYQSKPHSTTSEAKVSASLESVKGG, from the coding sequence ATGGTCGATGAGGAACATGCTGATTTAAGCATTAGACGTCAATGTGAGCTTCTCCAAATTTCTCGTTCGGGCTGGTATTACAAGCCAAAAGGGGAAAGTGAATTGAATCTTGAATTGATGCGTGTAATTGACAAAGAATACCTTGAGCATCCTTTTCGAGGGGTACCTTCTATGACTTCGTTTTTGATTAATGATTGCGGTTATCCGATCAATAAGAAGCGAATTGAACGTCTGTACAAAGTCATGGGGCTTCGTTCTCTTCTTCCTGGTCCGCACACTTCAAAACCTTCACCTGAAAATAAAATATACCCCTATTTACTTAGAAACCTTGAAATAACCCATTCAAATCAAGTTTGGGAGACGGATATCAGCTATGTTCCTATTGCAAAAGGGTTCATGTATCTGATGGCTGTGATTGATGTCCACTCTCGATATATTGTAGGCTGGTCACTCTCAAACACCATGTCAGCAGAGTGGTGCCGCAATACAATTCAAGAATGTATTAACAACCATGGCGCTCCTGAAATTGTCAATACAGACCAAGGGAGTCAATTTACGAGTGATCTCTTTACGGGCTATCTCTTAGGCCAAGGAGTAACTATTAGCATGGATGGAAAAGGTCGAGCAACCGACAATATTTACATTGAACGATTTTGGCGAACGGTCAAATATGAAGATATTTATTTGAATGAGTATCGCGATGGATTAAAGCTGCAGATAGGACTTATCGAATATATGAACTTTTACAATAACGAAAGAAGGCATAGCTCAATCGATGAGAAAAGGCCCTGCGATCTTTACCAATCCAAGCCGCACTCAACAACATCAGAAGCAAAAGTAAGCGCTTCCTTAGAATCAGTCAAGGGCGGGTAA